One segment of Parafrankia discariae DNA contains the following:
- a CDS encoding ATP-binding protein gives MPRGTLRIYLGAAPGVGKTYAALDEAHRRADRGTDVVIGFVETHGRPRTAAMLDDLETVPRQILEYRGGSFTEMDLDAVLARRPEVAFVDELAHTNVPGSRHPKRWHDVQELLAAGIDVISTVNVQHLESLNDVVETITGVPQRETVPDDVVRRADQVELVDMAPEALRRRMAHGNVYGPEKVDAALANYFRVGNLTALRELALLWLAGKVDDQLDRYRADHGIGRTWETRERVVVALTGGPEGDTLIRRACRIAARGRGADLLAVHVARSDGLTGADPAALARQRALVESLGGSYHQVIGDDVPTALLEFARAENATQLVLGASRRGRLARILSPGIGATTTTRSGSIDVHMVTHPEAWGHRPAPAGGEGAAPRRPGRHDRPGWRPRGRTALEPRRRIIATGLTLALVPALTAGLTASRGTFNLTTEMLAYLLVTVTVALVGGFGPALLCAVASSLLLNYYFTAPVTEWTIADGDNALALLGFVLVASLVSQVVSTSARRYEQAVRASAEAATLSVLAGSVLRGEDALPALLARARETFGMISVTLLERTDDDQAGTEWNPVATTTGTSDSGGQDAGGDDGRDDGREIVDIPVRDDLRLVLTGRSLAAADRRILTAFAAQAAVALDQHRLRAAAAEAAPIAAADRVRTALLTAVSHDLRTPLAAAKAAVSCLRGVDIALTDDERDELLATADESLDKLTRLVENLLDLSRLQAGALSVFPRPVGLDDIVPPSLDEIGPAANSIIVRVPDDLPDVRADPALLERVIVNLVTNALRYAPADAPPVITASTLGDRVELRVVDSGPGIPVRQRDYVFQPFQRLGDRDNTTGVGLGLALSRGLTEAMGGTLTPDETPGGGLTMVLSLPAAPGSAPPGSAPPGSAALSRADGSPGSAVDQAGRLPGDLL, from the coding sequence GTGCCACGAGGAACCCTGCGGATCTACCTGGGCGCCGCGCCGGGCGTCGGCAAGACCTACGCCGCGCTCGACGAGGCCCACCGCCGCGCCGACCGGGGCACCGACGTCGTCATCGGCTTCGTCGAGACGCACGGCCGCCCGCGCACGGCCGCGATGCTCGACGACCTGGAGACCGTCCCCCGGCAGATCCTGGAATACCGGGGTGGATCGTTCACCGAGATGGACCTCGACGCCGTCCTCGCCCGACGTCCCGAGGTCGCGTTCGTCGACGAGCTGGCGCACACCAACGTCCCGGGAAGCCGGCACCCCAAGCGGTGGCACGACGTCCAGGAGCTGCTCGCCGCCGGCATCGACGTCATCTCCACCGTCAACGTCCAGCACCTGGAGTCGCTCAACGACGTCGTGGAGACCATCACCGGCGTCCCGCAGCGCGAGACCGTGCCCGACGACGTCGTCCGCCGCGCCGACCAGGTCGAACTGGTCGACATGGCCCCGGAGGCACTGCGCCGCCGGATGGCGCACGGCAACGTCTACGGGCCGGAGAAGGTGGACGCCGCCCTCGCCAACTACTTCCGGGTCGGCAACCTCACCGCGCTGCGCGAGCTCGCCCTGCTCTGGCTGGCCGGCAAGGTCGACGACCAGCTCGACCGCTACCGCGCCGACCACGGCATCGGCAGGACGTGGGAGACCCGCGAGCGCGTCGTGGTCGCGCTCACCGGTGGCCCGGAGGGCGACACACTGATCCGCCGGGCCTGCCGGATCGCCGCCCGGGGCCGGGGCGCCGACCTGCTCGCGGTGCACGTCGCCCGCTCCGACGGGCTCACCGGCGCCGACCCGGCCGCGCTGGCCCGGCAGCGGGCGCTGGTGGAGAGCCTCGGCGGCAGCTACCACCAGGTGATCGGCGACGACGTCCCCACCGCGCTGCTCGAGTTCGCCCGGGCCGAGAACGCCACCCAGCTGGTGCTCGGCGCCAGCCGCCGCGGCCGCCTGGCCCGCATCCTGAGCCCGGGGATCGGCGCGACCACGACGACCAGGTCCGGCTCCATCGACGTCCACATGGTCACCCACCCCGAGGCGTGGGGGCACCGGCCGGCCCCGGCGGGCGGCGAGGGCGCGGCACCACGCCGCCCCGGCCGGCACGATCGGCCCGGCTGGCGCCCCCGCGGCCGGACGGCCCTGGAGCCCCGCCGGCGGATCATCGCCACGGGGCTCACCCTGGCGCTTGTCCCGGCACTCACCGCCGGGCTCACCGCGAGCCGGGGCACGTTCAACCTGACCACGGAGATGCTCGCCTACCTGCTCGTCACGGTCACGGTGGCGCTGGTCGGCGGGTTCGGGCCCGCGCTGCTCTGCGCCGTCGCGAGCTCACTGCTGCTCAACTACTACTTCACCGCCCCGGTCACCGAATGGACCATCGCCGACGGCGACAACGCCCTGGCCCTGCTCGGGTTCGTGCTGGTGGCCAGCCTGGTCAGCCAGGTCGTGTCCACCTCCGCCCGGCGTTACGAGCAGGCCGTGCGGGCCTCCGCCGAGGCCGCGACCCTCTCCGTGCTGGCCGGCAGCGTCCTGCGCGGCGAGGACGCGCTGCCCGCGCTCCTCGCCCGGGCCCGGGAGACGTTCGGGATGATCTCGGTGACGTTGCTCGAACGCACCGACGACGACCAGGCCGGCACGGAATGGAACCCGGTCGCGACCACCACCGGCACGAGCGACTCCGGCGGACAGGACGCCGGCGGAGACGACGGCAGAGACGACGGCAGAGAGATCGTCGACATTCCCGTGCGTGACGACCTGCGTCTGGTCCTGACCGGACGGTCGCTGGCCGCCGCCGACCGACGGATCCTCACCGCCTTCGCCGCCCAGGCCGCCGTCGCCCTCGACCAGCACCGGCTGCGCGCGGCGGCGGCCGAGGCCGCGCCGATCGCGGCGGCGGACCGGGTCCGCACCGCGCTGCTCACCGCCGTCAGCCACGACCTGCGGACCCCACTGGCGGCGGCGAAGGCCGCGGTGAGCTGCCTGCGCGGTGTCGACATCGCCCTCACCGACGACGAGCGGGACGAGCTCCTCGCCACCGCCGACGAGTCCCTGGACAAGCTGACCCGCCTGGTCGAGAACCTGCTCGACCTGTCCCGCCTGCAGGCCGGGGCCCTGAGCGTCTTCCCCCGCCCCGTCGGGCTCGACGACATCGTCCCCCCGTCGCTCGACGAGATCGGCCCGGCCGCGAACAGCATCATCGTGCGGGTGCCCGACGACCTGCCGGACGTCCGGGCCGACCCGGCGCTGCTCGAACGGGTGATCGTCAACCTGGTCACCAACGCGCTGCGGTACGCCCCCGCCGACGCCCCACCGGTGATCACCGCGAGCACGCTCGGGGACCGAGTCGAGCTGCGCGTCGTCGACAGCGGGCCGGGCATTCCGGTGCGCCAGCGCGACTACGTCTTCCAGCCGTTCCAGCGGCTCGGCGACCGCGACAACACCACCGGGGTCGGCCTCGGCCTGGCGCTCTCCCGCGGCCTGACCGAGGCCATGGGCGGTACCCTCACCCCCGACGAGACCCCCGGCGGCGGACTGACCATGGTGCTGTCGCTGCCGGCCGCGCCCGGCTCAGCCCCGCCCGGCTCAGCCCCGCCCGGCTCAGCCGCGCTCAGCCGCGCCGACGGCTCACCCGGATCTGCTGTGGATCAGGCGGGCCGTCTCCCGGGCGATCTTCTGTAG
- a CDS encoding DUF1003 domain-containing protein — MSTDPEQPAASPPVVPPQPPPFSQPSRPSQPAQPRPRPHPRVRNERALAARARTSQDRISDAITAFAGSLPFVYLHAAWFTIWILLNKGVFGDAAVFDPYPFGLLTMIVSLEAIFLSTFVMISQNRQAAREDIRADLDFETNLRSEVWSVHIGKALGLDAEAIERHATEVIAASKAAISRGETSTPQVTAQTPGR, encoded by the coding sequence GTGAGCACCGATCCTGAGCAGCCGGCGGCCTCCCCGCCCGTGGTTCCCCCACAGCCCCCGCCGTTCTCCCAGCCCTCTCGGCCCTCTCAACCCGCGCAGCCTCGGCCGCGCCCGCACCCCCGGGTCCGCAACGAGCGGGCCCTGGCCGCCCGGGCGCGGACGTCCCAGGACAGGATCTCGGACGCGATCACGGCGTTCGCCGGGTCACTGCCCTTCGTCTACCTGCACGCCGCGTGGTTCACGATCTGGATCCTGCTGAACAAGGGCGTGTTCGGGGACGCGGCCGTCTTCGACCCCTACCCGTTCGGCCTGCTCACGATGATCGTCAGCCTGGAGGCGATCTTCCTTTCCACGTTCGTGATGATCAGCCAGAACCGCCAGGCCGCGCGCGAGGACATCCGGGCCGATCTCGACTTCGAGACCAACCTCCGTTCCGAGGTCTGGTCGGTGCACATCGGCAAGGCGCTGGGCCTGGACGCGGAGGCCATCGAACGCCATGCCACCGAGGTCATCGCCGCGAGCAAGGCGGCGATCAGCCGCGGGGAGACGTCCACCCCGCAGGTCACCGCCCAGACGCCGGGTCGGTAG
- a CDS encoding cytochrome P450, with the protein MTDWTTTDFFNDESLAEDPYPYFDELRSVCPVLPLPHLGVVAVTGYDEAHEVYRDVETFSSCNSVVGPFATFPVPLEGDEVGAIIDRHRDQLPMNEHMVTMDPPMHTRERALVMRMLTPKRLQENEAFIWQLADRQLDEFIADGRCEFIRAYAQPFSMLAVADVLGVPESDHQRFREGFGLAVSPGQIGAGDQPEDELNALGWLDAWFARYIESRRREPRSDVLTQMAAATYPDGTTPEVTAVVRAATFLFAAGQETTARLLGAALKFIAQDPALQEEIRAHRERIPDLIEETLRVESPVKADFRLARRTTTIGDVEVPAGTPVMLLNGAANRDPRQFECPAEFRVDRRNVRQHIAFGRGIHSCPGGPLARVEGRISLERILDRTADIRISEEHHGPPDARRFDYEPTWILRGLTNLHLEFTPVEPVR; encoded by the coding sequence TTGACCGACTGGACGACGACCGACTTCTTCAACGACGAGTCACTCGCCGAAGACCCGTACCCTTATTTCGACGAACTGCGCTCGGTGTGCCCGGTGCTGCCTTTACCTCATCTCGGGGTGGTGGCGGTCACCGGTTACGACGAGGCGCACGAAGTTTACCGTGACGTGGAGACTTTCTCGTCCTGCAACTCGGTCGTGGGCCCGTTCGCGACATTTCCCGTCCCGTTGGAGGGCGACGAGGTCGGGGCCATCATCGACCGCCATCGGGATCAGCTGCCGATGAACGAGCACATGGTCACGATGGACCCTCCGATGCACACCCGCGAGCGGGCGCTGGTCATGCGCATGCTCACCCCGAAACGGTTACAGGAGAACGAGGCCTTCATCTGGCAGCTGGCCGACCGCCAGCTCGACGAGTTCATCGCGGACGGCCGCTGCGAGTTCATCCGGGCGTACGCGCAGCCCTTCTCCATGCTGGCGGTGGCCGATGTCCTGGGCGTTCCGGAATCCGATCACCAGCGGTTCCGTGAGGGGTTCGGGCTGGCCGTCAGCCCCGGCCAGATCGGCGCCGGCGATCAGCCCGAGGACGAGCTGAACGCGCTCGGCTGGCTCGACGCCTGGTTCGCCCGCTACATCGAGAGCCGGCGGCGCGAACCGCGCAGCGACGTGCTGACCCAGATGGCGGCGGCCACCTACCCGGACGGGACGACCCCCGAGGTCACCGCCGTGGTGCGGGCGGCCACCTTCCTGTTCGCCGCCGGGCAGGAGACGACGGCGCGCCTGCTCGGCGCCGCGCTGAAGTTCATCGCGCAGGACCCGGCCCTGCAGGAGGAGATCCGGGCGCACCGTGAGCGCATCCCGGACCTCATCGAGGAGACGCTGCGGGTCGAGAGCCCGGTGAAGGCGGACTTCCGCCTGGCCCGGCGGACGACGACCATCGGCGACGTCGAGGTGCCGGCGGGCACCCCGGTCATGCTCCTCAACGGCGCGGCCAACCGGGACCCGCGCCAGTTCGAATGCCCGGCGGAGTTCCGCGTCGACCGGCGCAACGTCCGCCAGCACATCGCCTTCGGCCGCGGGATCCACTCCTGCCCCGGCGGCCCGCTCGCCCGCGTCGAGGGCCGCATCAGCCTGGAGCGGATCCTCGACCGGACCGCGGACATCCGGATCTCCGAGGAGCACCACGGCCCGCCGGACGCCCGGCGCTTCGACTACGAGCCGACCTGGATCCTGCGCGGGCTGACCAACCTGCACCTGGAGTTCACGCCCGTCGAGCCGGTCCGATGA
- a CDS encoding SDR family NAD(P)-dependent oxidoreductase, translating to MSRVAVVTGGASGIGLGVARLLLADGHRVAILDLDARAVRAAATELAAIGKVLAVAADVADRASVDAAFEQVRAQLGPVQILVTSAGVESFDPLLDITADVWNRIIAVNLTGTFSCAQAAAPDMIAAGWGRIVTISSSSAQSGAPNMAHYTAAKGGVIALTKSLAVELAGHGITANTIPPAIVDTPMARRGEANGNIPGVDLISTMVPLGRAGTPEDIAAACSFLCSEGAGYITGQVIGVNGGIYI from the coding sequence ATGAGCCGCGTCGCCGTCGTCACCGGCGGGGCGTCCGGTATCGGTCTCGGTGTGGCCCGGCTGTTGCTCGCCGACGGCCACCGCGTCGCCATCCTGGACCTCGACGCCCGGGCGGTCCGGGCGGCGGCCACCGAGCTCGCCGCCATCGGAAAAGTGCTGGCGGTGGCGGCCGACGTCGCCGACCGAGCATCGGTCGACGCCGCCTTCGAGCAGGTCCGCGCCCAGCTCGGGCCGGTGCAGATCCTGGTCACGAGCGCCGGCGTCGAGTCCTTCGACCCGCTGCTCGACATCACCGCGGACGTCTGGAACCGCATCATCGCCGTCAATCTCACCGGGACGTTCAGCTGCGCGCAGGCCGCCGCGCCCGACATGATCGCCGCGGGCTGGGGCCGGATCGTCACGATCTCCTCGTCGAGCGCCCAGTCCGGCGCGCCGAACATGGCGCACTACACCGCGGCCAAGGGCGGCGTCATCGCGCTCACGAAATCCCTGGCTGTCGAGCTCGCCGGCCACGGCATCACCGCCAACACCATCCCGCCGGCCATAGTCGACACTCCGATGGCCCGGCGGGGAGAGGCCAACGGCAACATCCCCGGCGTCGACCTGATCTCGACCATGGTTCCGCTCGGCCGGGCCGGCACCCCGGAGGACATCGCGGCGGCCTGTTCGTTCCTCTGCTCCGAGGGGGCCGGCTACATCACGGGTCAGGTGATCGGGGTGAACGGAGGAATATATATTTGA
- a CDS encoding TetR/AcrR family transcriptional regulator: MTVRRRPGAARERVLAVALELFARNGVSGTSIQMIADELGVTKAAVYFQFNAKEELLQALVAPALEEMRKVTEAAEARRRPADQLSTALTGVVDMIIKNSRLNAVVLADPAVSRLAREDPILRDLAARLDRILAGPDPDVEALVTTVMVSGGLMAATTDPRLAELDQDLLRRHLLNIARRMFGLRAIRAQD; encoded by the coding sequence GTGACGGTTCGGCGGCGGCCCGGGGCCGCACGGGAACGGGTGCTCGCCGTCGCGTTGGAACTGTTCGCCCGGAACGGGGTCAGCGGTACCTCGATCCAGATGATCGCCGACGAGCTGGGCGTGACCAAGGCGGCCGTCTACTTCCAGTTCAACGCCAAGGAGGAGTTGCTCCAGGCGCTGGTCGCCCCGGCCCTCGAGGAGATGCGGAAGGTGACCGAGGCGGCGGAGGCCCGCCGCCGGCCGGCCGATCAGCTGTCCACCGCGCTGACGGGCGTGGTGGACATGATCATCAAGAACAGTCGGCTGAACGCGGTCGTGCTGGCCGATCCCGCCGTGAGCCGCCTGGCCCGGGAGGACCCGATCCTGCGGGATCTCGCGGCCAGGCTGGACCGGATCCTGGCCGGCCCGGACCCGGATGTCGAGGCGCTCGTGACCACCGTGATGGTCAGCGGCGGCCTGATGGCGGCGACGACGGACCCGCGCCTGGCCGAACTCGACCAGGACCTCCTTCGGCGCCACCTGCTGAACATCGCGCGCCGCATGTTCGGCCTGCGCGCCATCCGCGCCCAGGACTGA
- a CDS encoding choice-of-anchor K domain-containing protein: protein MTSGRWTRVSVDDLPGLTFRQESDGRSEVRWGEPLYGGAGSGYDFEGCATDAPVDGTDFPLGRFTHHNRRIQLPTRWQFWVYLTVSVYFEDVGIGHDLTVRFRHEEIPNQGAHPNDVIPLPKVHANGLVHLDGIEHRVTITGFLLGQGSRRGRVSTFDVPEGSSISAGLLARFERTAES from the coding sequence ATGACCAGCGGCAGGTGGACGCGCGTCAGCGTGGATGACCTTCCGGGCCTCACGTTCCGCCAGGAGAGCGACGGCAGGAGCGAGGTCCGCTGGGGCGAACCACTCTACGGGGGCGCCGGGAGCGGCTACGACTTCGAGGGCTGCGCCACCGACGCGCCCGTCGACGGCACGGACTTCCCGCTGGGCAGATTCACCCATCACAACCGGAGAATCCAGTTACCGACGCGCTGGCAGTTCTGGGTGTATCTCACGGTCAGCGTGTACTTCGAGGACGTGGGGATCGGGCACGACCTCACCGTGCGTTTCCGCCACGAGGAGATACCGAACCAGGGCGCGCACCCGAACGACGTGATTCCGCTCCCGAAGGTCCACGCGAACGGCCTTGTTCACCTCGACGGGATCGAGCACCGGGTGACGATCACCGGTTTCCTGCTGGGCCAGGGGTCACGGCGCGGGCGGGTCTCCACCTTCGACGTCCCCGAGGGCAGTTCGATCAGCGCCGGGCTCCTCGCGCGCTTCGAGCGGACGGCCGAGTCATGA
- a CDS encoding TetR/AcrR family transcriptional regulator, which translates to MASQRRAGSAASSTRDQLLDAAEQLMLEEGYAAVTSRRVGARAGLTPQLVHYYFRTMDDLFLEIFRRRADVGLQLFREALQHRPTLRQLWDLRDTGMTTPRFNLEFMALANHRKAVREVLTEYYRSYRDVQLAAFTAALADLGVPPERCPPLVARLAMIGITQIMAIDADLGVESDPEIVDDFIRRQIEDLVRQGPERTDSET; encoded by the coding sequence ATGGCCAGCCAACGCCGCGCCGGTTCGGCCGCGTCGAGTACCCGCGACCAGCTGCTCGACGCGGCGGAGCAACTGATGCTGGAGGAGGGCTACGCCGCGGTCACCTCGCGTCGCGTCGGCGCTCGGGCCGGGCTCACACCCCAGCTGGTGCACTACTACTTCCGCACCATGGACGATCTCTTCCTGGAGATCTTCCGCCGCCGCGCGGACGTCGGTCTGCAGCTCTTCCGGGAGGCACTCCAGCATCGGCCGACGCTGCGGCAGCTGTGGGACCTGCGCGACACGGGCATGACGACGCCCAGATTCAATCTCGAGTTCATGGCGCTGGCCAACCACCGCAAGGCGGTCCGGGAAGTCCTCACCGAGTACTACCGGAGCTACCGCGATGTCCAGCTCGCCGCCTTCACGGCCGCACTGGCGGACCTCGGGGTCCCGCCGGAACGCTGCCCGCCGCTGGTCGCCCGACTGGCCATGATCGGAATTACCCAGATCATGGCGATCGACGCCGATCTGGGTGTCGAGTCCGACCCCGAAATCGTCGATGACTTCATCAGAAGACAGATCGAGGACCTGGTCAGGCAAGGGCCGGAGCGGACCGACAGCGAAACCTAG
- a CDS encoding ABC transporter substrate-binding protein, which produces MADIRFLYRRLTAVLVAALLALLALTACGDDTTSAQSGSADTTTQAEATTHTVVDMSGNSVEVPTRPMRIVTNYPAVTQIVFLLGAIERQVGVTESNLTTLPLFKKIYPPLAEKTAVFGTDTTTVNNEVLLAQKPDLVLLTSGNETLRKTITDLGIPALDVASFPNSDKLKEGVTFIADVLGGDAPARAKKFTEFYGSALERAAEGTKDIPDAERPKIYYTANDPLNTDASKTIAEVWARQGGGVAATENSGVEGTAKSVTLETVFAWNPDYIICRDHSTCEEILKDDRWSTVAAVRNHHVITNPRGVFVWAARSAESALQPLWVAKTLHPDRFADVDIAKEIKTFYTTFYNYNLTDAEVDGILNPTEP; this is translated from the coding sequence ATGGCAGATATCCGATTCCTGTATCGCCGCCTCACCGCCGTCCTGGTGGCGGCGCTGCTCGCGCTCCTGGCCCTGACCGCCTGCGGTGACGACACCACCAGCGCCCAGAGCGGTTCCGCCGACACGACGACCCAGGCCGAGGCGACGACGCACACCGTCGTCGACATGTCGGGCAACAGCGTCGAGGTGCCGACGCGCCCGATGCGGATCGTCACCAACTATCCGGCGGTCACCCAGATCGTCTTCCTGCTCGGCGCGATCGAGCGGCAGGTCGGCGTGACCGAGAGCAACCTGACGACCCTGCCGCTGTTCAAGAAGATCTATCCGCCGCTCGCGGAGAAGACCGCCGTCTTCGGCACGGACACGACCACCGTGAACAACGAGGTCCTGCTGGCGCAGAAGCCGGACCTGGTACTCCTGACCAGCGGCAACGAGACGCTGCGGAAGACGATCACCGATCTGGGGATTCCGGCTCTCGACGTCGCCAGCTTCCCGAACTCCGACAAGCTAAAGGAGGGCGTCACCTTCATCGCCGACGTGCTCGGCGGGGACGCGCCGGCGCGGGCGAAGAAGTTCACCGAGTTCTACGGCAGCGCGCTCGAACGCGCCGCCGAGGGCACGAAGGACATCCCCGACGCGGAACGCCCGAAGATCTACTACACGGCGAACGACCCGCTGAACACCGACGCCAGCAAGACGATCGCCGAGGTCTGGGCACGTCAGGGCGGTGGGGTGGCCGCCACGGAGAACAGCGGGGTCGAGGGCACCGCCAAGTCGGTGACGCTCGAGACCGTGTTCGCCTGGAACCCGGACTACATCATCTGCCGGGACCACTCGACCTGTGAGGAGATCCTGAAGGACGACCGCTGGTCGACCGTGGCCGCGGTGCGGAACCATCACGTGATCACCAACCCGCGCGGGGTGTTCGTCTGGGCCGCGCGCAGCGCCGAGTCCGCGCTGCAGCCGCTGTGGGTGGCCAAGACCCTGCACCCCGACCGCTTCGCCGACGTGGACATCGCGAAGGAGATCAAGACCTTCTACACGACCTTCTACAACTACAACCTCACCGACGCCGAGGTCGACGGGATTCTCAACCCGACCGAGCCCTGA
- a CDS encoding cytochrome P450, with protein sequence MPQSTTWPNAVHRSLPDLLCWLDGLRRRGQVHRDDRQRCWHVLGHPEANAVLADHRSFSSDLRDLLPRREDLAEDDLPDEMELFQRGNFVRLDPPEQHRLRGLASRAFTPRTVAGLAPRIAEVTTELLDATGGRTRLELIDDLAYPLPVIVIAELLGLPAADRPMFRRWADALFDREVTDPEQPLTELAAANTRTAGPVLREMNAYLLDRIRACRAHPGDDLIGRLVQVEADGQRLADEEIVGFVGLLLLAGHITTTATLGNAVLALDEHPGAVAELRAEPALLPAAIEEVLRLRTPFPRLVRRAVTDTRVGDEVIPAGAVVTIWLTAANRDERVFADPDRFDPRRAPNPHLAFGHGVHFCLGAPLARLEARTALGILLDRYSDIAVATDAPVRHRDPWTMVSVNSLPLDVHSR encoded by the coding sequence GTGCCCCAGTCGACGACGTGGCCGAACGCGGTACACCGCTCACTGCCCGATCTCCTGTGCTGGCTGGACGGGCTGCGTCGGCGCGGCCAGGTCCACCGCGACGACCGGCAGCGGTGCTGGCACGTCCTCGGCCATCCGGAGGCCAACGCCGTCCTCGCGGACCACCGCTCGTTCTCCTCGGATCTGCGCGACCTGCTGCCACGGCGGGAGGACCTGGCGGAAGACGACCTTCCCGACGAGATGGAGCTGTTCCAGCGGGGCAACTTCGTCCGCCTCGACCCGCCCGAGCAGCACCGGCTGCGCGGGCTGGCCAGCCGGGCGTTCACGCCGAGAACGGTCGCCGGGCTGGCCCCGCGCATCGCCGAGGTCACCACCGAGCTGCTCGACGCGACCGGCGGGCGGACCCGTCTGGAGCTGATCGACGACCTCGCCTACCCGCTGCCGGTCATCGTGATCGCCGAGCTTCTCGGCCTTCCCGCCGCCGACCGCCCGATGTTCCGACGCTGGGCCGACGCCCTGTTCGACCGGGAGGTCACGGACCCGGAGCAGCCGCTGACCGAGCTCGCCGCGGCGAACACCCGGACGGCCGGCCCGGTGCTGCGCGAGATGAACGCGTATCTGCTGGACCGCATCCGGGCCTGCCGCGCCCACCCGGGCGACGATCTCATCGGCCGCCTCGTCCAGGTCGAGGCCGACGGCCAGCGGCTGGCCGACGAGGAGATCGTCGGCTTCGTGGGCCTGCTGCTGCTCGCCGGGCACATCACGACCACGGCGACCCTCGGCAACGCCGTCCTGGCGCTCGACGAGCATCCCGGCGCCGTGGCCGAGCTGCGCGCCGAGCCCGCCCTGCTCCCGGCGGCGATCGAGGAGGTCCTGCGGCTGCGGACCCCGTTCCCGCGGCTGGTGCGCCGGGCCGTCACCGACACCCGGGTGGGCGACGAGGTCATCCCGGCCGGCGCGGTCGTGACGATCTGGCTCACGGCGGCGAACCGCGACGAGCGGGTCTTCGCCGATCCCGACCGGTTCGACCCGCGCCGCGCGCCCAATCCGCACCTCGCCTTCGGGCACGGCGTCCACTTCTGCCTCGGTGCCCCGCTGGCGAGGCTGGAGGCGAGAACGGCGCTGGGAATCCTGCTCGACCGATACTCCGACATCGCGGTCGCGACCGACGCCCCCGTCCGGCACCGAGACCCGTGGACGATGGTCAGCGTCAACAGCCTGCCGCTGGACGTCCACTCCCGCTGA